A single genomic interval of Notolabrus celidotus isolate fNotCel1 chromosome 13, fNotCel1.pri, whole genome shotgun sequence harbors:
- the nme6 gene encoding nucleoside diphosphate kinase 6, producing the protein MLLTARRLSKVLQLTLAVIKPDAVAHPVMLEALHQRILDNNFVVVRCKDLVWRRQDSESFYAEHSERFFYQRLVEFMSSGPMRAYVLAREDAIRHWRELMGPTKVFRARFTSPASIRAQFGLTDTRNTTHGSDSVESAQREITFFFPDFSTEEWMKKEEPLFRSGQICYDQQKQIHTLSAQS; encoded by the exons ATGTTGCTCACAGCTCGACGCCTGTCCAAAGTGCTGCAGCTCACCCTGGCGGTCATTAAACCGGATGCTGTAGCTCATCCTGTGATGTTAGAG GCTCTTCACCAGAGAATCCTGGACAACAACTTTGTGGTCGTGCGATGCAAAGATCTGGTGTGGAGGAGACAGGACTCTGAGAGCTTTTACGCTGAACATTCAG aGCGATTCTTCTACCAAAGACTTGTTGAGTTTATGTCCAG CGGTCCAATGCGAGCGTACGTTTTAGCCAGAGAGGACGCCATACGCCACTGGAGAGAGCTGATGGGGCCGACCAAAGTGTTCAGAGCAAGGTTCACGTCGCCGGCTTCCATTAGAGCGCAGTTTGGACTCACGGACACACGAAACACCACTCATGGATCAG ATTCTGTCGAGTCAGCACAAAGAGAAATCACCTTCTTCTTCCCAGACTTCAGCACGGAGGAATGGATGAAGAAGGAGGAGCCATTGTTCAGATCGGGACAAATATGCTACGACCAACAGAAGCAGATTCACacactttcagcacagagctga